One window of the Eucalyptus grandis isolate ANBG69807.140 chromosome 8, ASM1654582v1, whole genome shotgun sequence genome contains the following:
- the LOC104414983 gene encoding agamous-like MADS-box protein AGL61, whose translation MGKRWRTEIAKIAKIADPAARLVTYSKRRKGLFKKASELCRLCGARAAIIVFSPAGKPCSFFSDPSVADDVIADHVDAVPPMGLTEWAEWIEKEWDSCEAEEDVESLISKYDAVRDLVGEKL comes from the coding sequence ATGGGTAAGCGCTGGCGAACGGAGATCGCCAAGATCGCCAAGATCGCCGACCCGGCGGCGCGGCTCGTGACTTACTCGAAGAGGCGCAAGGGCCTCTTCAAGAAGGCCTCCGAGCTCTGCCGCCTCTGCGGCGCTCGCGCCGCCATCATCGTCTTCTCCCCCGCCGGCAAGCCCTGTTCTTTCTTCAGCGACCCCTCCGTGGCAGATGACGTAATTGCCGACCACGTCGACGCGGTGCCGCCGATGGGTTTGACCGAGTGGGCGGAGTGGATTGAGAAGGAGTGGGATTCTTGCGAGGCGGAGGAGGACGTGGAGTCCCTGATCTCGAAGTACGACGCCGTTCGTGATCTTGTGGGCGAGAAGTTGTAA
- the LOC108954511 gene encoding disease resistance protein RPV1-like, producing the protein MANSSRYEYEVFLSFRGEDTRTSFTDFLYTSMIDAGIRVYKDDKELRKGENFGPKLLQAINQSKISIPIFSKGYASSVWCLKELVQMVECQKTRGQKIMPIFYDVAPSEVRHQIRGYGEAFLTHENKERYDEETLRKWKAALTTVGELDGWDLQKMANRKEGEMAKTVTQKVFNELKKAYLVVSNNLVGVDSHVDKIMKEMGAHINETRIIGIHGMGGIGKTTIAKIIYNELSNKYDNCCFLSNIHETSKLKGIEYLQQQLIHDILKTKWVKITNIDEGIKTIKERLPDKKVLLLLDDVEEKDHMDALVGKRDWFGKGSKLIVTTRRKDVLCVPKVDWRYELTCLDPNLSLQLFSKHAFRRESPEDDYISQSERAIRIAGGLPLAIEVIGSLLSDKNKEKWDDTLKMLESVPHDKVQNKLKISYDALDNRQQRIFLDIACHFIGCCKDIVVYFWDASKLFPEATVEVLQNMSLIKIGEDNILWMHDQLRDLGREIVRQESEMNIEKQRWVWNPEDGLNLLRIHEEKKEVEALHLKFDDQRCFTYKDFKGLPNLTFLEVDDLKKNFRAEKMLLGLKWPSYALPTNIFQRNSNLLPRLRWLSWHNIRPTFKIANFSVENLIILDLSRSEITHDWKGWSHMKVIKDLKVLNLAHCQRLKTTPNFSAHSNLEHLILSRCESLIKIDRSICQLKRLVFLDVSDCSKLHRLPETIGNLESLIELNISSTRIKELPDSIEKLRNLKIVNMQYSDISKIHDSFWTMEKLEIMKLICRIRRIHYGHVEFGDCIYENKSLRILRLGEVRIHALPRLPESLIELELRELRVDTFPDLSNLANLKVLDLEFGPPNCDGKSDGLLEEPIPWWIGNLSKLESLTLHFPRMTASSTDLSLPPHPRRLPRLPSSLSSLDLLCFHSLCSMDLSNLRKLSSLQISDSAVAEIEGLGCLENLRELYLYCVEQMAVLPDLSKLNKLRRIQVTDCGNLVEIQGELPRFLDELTIYYCDSLQEFPDLFSLISKTDVYVHICNQLFESTGGHRLLLRGFKQMQIPDLSNCNRLTYLSVESCHNLVEIQGELPQSLETLWIQCCESLQKLPDLSSLKGLREVTIRCCGKLAEEIFQPCSEESIKFVGEDDEDEEDKLPVWPTILRYERGRWARQ; encoded by the exons ATGGCTAATTCATCAAGATATGAATATGAAGTATTCTTGAGCTTCAGAGGAGAAGATACTCGAACAAGTTTTACTGACTTCCTTTACACTAGTATGATAGATGCGGGAATCCGTGTCTATAAGGATGACAAAGAGCTCCGCAAAGGGGAAAATTTTGGCCCGAAACTACTCCAAGCAATTAATCAATCGAAGATCTCAATACCTATATTTTCGAAAGGTTATGCCTCTAGCGTATGGTGTCTCAAGGAGCTAGTCCAGATGGTCGAGTGCCAAAAAACTAGGGGACAAAAGATTatgcccattttttatgatgtagCACCTTCAGAGGTTCGACACCAAATTAGAGGTTATGGAGAGGCCTTTCTTACACATGAAAACAAGGAGCGATATGACGAAGAGACTCTGCGTAAGTGGAAGGCTGCTCTCACCACTGTTGGAGAACTAGATGGATGGGACTTGCAAAAAATGGCCAACAG GAAAGAAGGTGAGATGGCAAAAACAGTTACCCAGAAGGTTTTCAATGAATTGAAAAAGGCTTATTTGGTGGTATCAAACAACTTGGTTGGTGTGGACAGTCATGTGGATAAAATCATGAAAGAGATGGGTGCTCATATAAATGAAACGCGGATCATAGGAATTCATGGGATGGGTGGCATTGGAAAGACAACAATTGCCAAAATCATATACAATGAGCTTTCCAACAAGTACGACAATTGTTGCTTCCTTTCCAACATCCACGAAACGTCAAAGCTCAAGGGCATTGAGTACTTGCAGCAGCAGCTCATCCATGACATCCTTAAGACGAAATGGgtgaaaataacaaatattgacgaAGGGATTAAGACCATTAAAGAAAGGTTGCCTGATAAAAAAgtcctccttcttcttgatgatgtggaagAAAAGGATCATATGGATGCACTTGTTGGTAAGCGTGATTGGTTTGGCAAAGGGAGCAAACTTATTGTTACTACAAGAAGGAAAGATGTTCTTTGTGTTCCGAAAGTGGATTGGAGGTATGAGCTTACGTGCTTGGATCCGAATCTatctcttcaactttttagcAAACATGCTTTTAGAAGAGAGTCTCCTGAAGACGACTATATTAGCCAATCCGAGAGGGCGATACGCATTGCCGGAGGTCTTCCATTAGCCATTGAGGTCATAGGTTCACTTTTATCCgacaaaaataaggaaaagtgGGATGACACATTGAAGATGCTAGAAAGTGTTCCTCATGATAAAGTTCAAAATAAGTTGaaaataagttatgatgcattagaTAATCGGCAGCAGCGTATATTCCTTGATATAGCTTGTCATTTCATTGGATGTTGCAAGGATATTGTGGTTTATTTCTGGGACGCATCTAAACTTTTTCCGGAAGCAACCGTGGAAGTTTTGCAAAACatgtctttgataaagattgGAGAAGATAATATATTGTGGATGCACGATCAACTCAGAGACCTTGGAAGAGAAATAGTTCGTCAAGAAAGTGAGATGAATATAGAGAAGCAACGTTGGGTGTGGAATCCCGAAGATGGATTAAATCTGCTAAGGATACATGAG gaaaagaaagaagttgaagCTCTTCATCTCAAGTTTGATGATCAGCGTTGTTTTACCTATAAGGATTTTAAGGGCCTGCCAAATCTAACGTTCCTTGAAGTAGACGACTTGAAGAAAAATTTTCGTGCAGAAAAGATGCTTCTTGGGCTCAAATGGCCATCATATGCTCTTCCAACTAATATTTTCCAGAGGAATTCAAATCTCCTTCCTCGATTAcgatggctttcttggcataATATTCGCCCGACGTTTAAGATTGCAAATTTCTCTGTAGAGAATTTGATTATCCTTGATCTATCTCGGAGTGAAATTACTCATGATTGGAAGGGGTGGAGCCACATGAAG GTGATTAAGGATTTGAAAGTTCTGAATTTGGCCCATTGCCAACGCTTGAAGACAACCCCCAACTTCTCAGCTCATTCAAATTTAGAACATCTGATTCTATCACGCTGTGaatcattaatcaaaattgatAGATCAATTTGTCAGTTGAAACGCTTGGTTTTCTTAGATGTAAGCGATTGTTCGAAACTTCATAGGCTTCCGGAGACaattgggaatttggaatcgcTGATTGAGTTGAACATAAGTTCCACGAGAATCAAAGAACTACCCGATTCCATCGAAAAGTTGAGGAATTTGAAAATAGTGAATATGCAGTATAGTGATATAAGCAAAATACACGATTCCTTTTGGACGATGGAGAAGCTTGAAATAATGAAACTCATCTGTAGGATCCGCAGGATCCATTACGGGCATGTGGAATTTGGTGATTGCATCTATGAGAATAAATCCTTGAGGATCTTGAGATTGGGAGAGGTGAGAATACACGCCCTACCAAGGCTTCCTGAAAGTCTCATTGAATTAGAACTGAGGGAGTTGAGGGTGGACACGTTTCCAGATCTCTCAAATCTCGCTAACTTAAAGGTATTGGATTTGGAGTTTGGCCCACCTAATTGTGATGGGAAATCTGATGGGCTTTTGGAAGAACCGATACCATGGTGGATTGGGAACTTAAGTAAATTGGAATCTCTGACACTGCACTTTCCCCGGATGACCGCCTCATCGACAGACCTCAGCCTCCCTCCTCATCCACGTCGCCTCCCGAGGCTTCCCTCAAGTTTATCCTCCTTAGATCTCCTTTGTTTCCACTCACTTTGCTCGATGGATCTATCGAATTTGAGGAAACTATCGTCTCTCCAGATTTCGGACTCTGCAGTTGCAGAGATTGAAGGCCTTGGTTGTTTGGAGAACCTACGAGAGTTGTACCTTTACTGCGTCGAACAGATGGCGGTGCTACCTGATCTAAGCAAGTTAAACAAGTTAAGGCGTATTCAAGTAACCGATTGTGGTAATCTGGTTGAGATTCAAGGTGAACTGCCGCGGTTTTTGGATGAACTTACAATTTATTACTGCGATTCGTTACAGGAGTTCCCTGATCTATTCAGCTTAATCAGTAAGACAGATGTTTATGTGCATATTTGCAATCAGCTGTTTGAATCAACAGGTGGACATCGGTTGCTGCTTCGTGGCTTTAAACAGATGCAGATCCCTGATCTAAGCAATTGCAACAGACTAACATATCTTTCAGTAGAATCTTGTCATAATCTGGTTGAGATTCAAGGCGAACTACCCCAATCTTTGGAAACATTGTGGATTCAATGTTGTGAATCTTTACAGAAGTTGCCTGATCTATCAAGCTTGAAGGGACTGCGAGAGGTTACAATAAGATGTTGTGGGAAATTAGCGGAGGAAATTTTTCAGCCTTGCTCGGAGGAGTCAATCAAATTTGTGGGAGAAgacgatgaagatgaagaagacaaaTTACCGGTTTGGCCAACAATACTAAGATATGAAAGAGGACGATGGGCAAGACAATGA
- the LOC104448576 gene encoding LOW QUALITY PROTEIN: probable LRR receptor-like serine/threonine-protein kinase At1g53430 (The sequence of the model RefSeq protein was modified relative to this genomic sequence to represent the inferred CDS: substituted 1 base at 1 genomic stop codon) yields MVVPLGSVSRVIVCVVLVVICCAVFECDAQLLPQDEVDTLNTIAMKMQNKYWNVNETSCNGGIGLNVTLALGIISNVTCNCSFNDSTVCHVTNIQLKRLNLTGIFPDEFGNLTYLREIDITLNYINGTLPTTLTKIPLTILSALGNRISCVPKEIGNISTLEELVLEDNLLEGTLEPNIGNLSLLRRLLLSTNNFIGTIPESFGNLKNLEDFRIDGSTLSGKIPDFIGNWTKITRLDMQGTSMGGPIPSSISLLTNLMELRISDLKGSGSDFPNLRGMNMKILILRNCLLIGSIPDYIGQWTILTTLXVAIMRLTGQVPETMGAALDYMFLTNNSLTGAVPSWVTGSKQSVDLSYNNFTGSPLISCQQSKVNLVSSFSSNQNNSLWCLEKDLPCNGKAQYHSLFINCGGAKMPFEKNQYEADTNQDGPSVFYSSSEKWAYSSTGVYIGNDKAGYTVSNPFSMNVNGSELYETARLSPWSIRYYGLCMMKGSYKVRLYFAEIQYSNDETFSSLGRRIFDVSIQGNLVLKDFNIAEAAGGVGKGIFRDFDNITVNGTTLEIHLYWSGKGTITIPDRGTYGPLISAIAVTPNFDVGSAGLSTGAIIGIAVASTVLLLLILLVLRLIGFLGGKEVEDPELRGLDLQIGRFTLRKIKVATGNFASVNKIGEGGFGPVYKGTLSDGIIIAVKQLSSKSKQGNREFLNEIGMISALQHPNLVKLYGCCIEGKQLLLVYEYLENNSLARAIFGRDEQLIQLDWATRKKICLGIARGLAYLHEESRLKIVHRDIKATNVLLDKELNAKISDFGLAKLDEEENTHISTRIAGTIGYMAPEYAMWGYLTNKADVYSFGVVALEIVSGKSNANYRPKEEFVYLLDWAYVLQERGNVLELVDPRLGSNYSEEEAMRMLNLALLCTNPSPTLRPPMSSVVSMLEGKGAIQAPIIKRAATHLDPRFRAFDRLANNSQTNVSTFSQDTRQVPGSMSIEGPLMETSASFTSRGETRSHSSESKLLPDV; encoded by the exons ATGGTGGTGCCTCTGGGTTCAGTTTCCAGAGTGATTGTCTGCGTTGTTCTTGTCGTGATTTGCTGTGCGGTCTTCGAGTGTGATGCTCAACTCTTGCCGCAAGATGAAG TTGATACACTAAACACAATCGCcatgaaaatgcaaaacaaataCTGGAATGTAAACGAGACATCATGCAATGGGGGTATAGGTCTAAACGTGACCCTTGCTTTAGGAATAATAAGCAACGTGACTTGCAACTGTTCCTTCAATGACAGCACagtttgtcatgtcacaaacAT CCAGTTGAAGAGACTTAATTTGACAGGGATTTTTCCGGATGAATTTGGCAACCTCACTTACCTAAGGGAAAT AGACATCACTCTTAACTATATCAACGGAACACTCCCCACAACTCTTACTAAGATACCACTTACCATTCT GTCAGCACTTGGAAATCGCATAAGTTGTGTTCCCAAGGAAATTGGCAACATTAGCACGCTGGAGGAGCT TGTATTAGAGGACAATCTGCTTGAAGGCACTCTTGAGCCGAACATCGGAAACTTGAGCCTTTTAAGGAGACT ccTTCTGTCTACTAATAATTTCATAGGAACAATACCCGAATCATTTGGCAACCTAAAGAACTTAGAAGATTT TCGTATAGATGGAAGCACATTATCAGGAAAGATACCTGATTTTATCGGGAATTGGACCAAAATTACAAGATT GGACATGCAAGGCACATCTATGGGGGGACCTATTCCTTCAAGCATATCTTTGTTGACAAACTTGATGGAGTT GAGAATCTCAGATTTGAAAGGTTCAGGCTCAGATTTTCCTAATTTGCGAGGCATGAACATGAAAATATT GATTCTGAGAAATTGCTTACTTATTGGCTCAATTCCAGATTACATTGGGCAATGGACAATTTTGACAACATTGTAAGTTGCTATAATGAG ATTGACCGGTCAAGTTCCCGAAACTATGGGAGCTGCTCTGGATTACAT GTTCCTGACAAACAACTCCCTTACCGGAGCTGTACCCAGTTGGGTAACAGGGAGCAAGCAATCTGT TGACTTATCTTACAACAATTTCACCGGTTCTCCTCTAATTAGTTGTCAGCAATCAAAAGT TAATTTGGTTTCCAGCTTTTCGTCTAATCAAAACAACTC GCTCTGGTGCCTGGAGAAGGATCTACCCTGCAACGGGAAAGCACAAT ACCATTCCTTATTTATCAATTGTGGAGGAGCCAAAATGCCTTTTGAAAAGAATCAATATGAAGCGGACACCAATCAGGATGGGCCATCagttttctattcttcttcagAAAAGTGGGCTTACAGCAGCACCGGGGTTTATATTGGAAATGATAAAGCTGGTTACACTGTGAGTAACCCATTTTCTATGAACGTGAACGGCTCCGAACTTTACGAAACTGCTCGCCTTTCCCCTTGGTCAATCAGATACTATGGCCTTTGCATGATGAAAGGAAGTTACAAAGTGCGGCTTTATTTTGCTGAAATTCAATATTCCAACGACGAAACATTTAGCAGCCTTGGGAGACGTATATTCGATGTATCGATACAA GGCAATCTAGTGTTGAAGGATTTTAATATTGCAGAAGCAGCGGGAGGTGTTGGGAAGGGCATATTCAGGGACTTCGATAACATTACTGTGAATGGCACTACTTTGGAGATTCACTTATATTGGTCAGGGAAGGGAACCATAACCATTCCAGATAGAGGTACCTATGGACCACTTATTTCCGCCATTGCAGTGACACCGA ACTTTGATGTTGGAAGCGCTGGACTATCAACTGGAGCAATCATTGGAATCGCAGTAGCTTCAACAGTTCTCCTTTTATTGATATTACTAGTCCTTAGGCTAATAGGATTCTTAGGTGGCAAAGAAGTTGAAGATCCAG aattacGTGGGCTAGATCTCCAAATTGGCCGTTTCACTTTAAGGAAAATCAAAGTCGCTACAGGCAACTTCGCTTCTGTGAATAAGATAGGTGAAGGAGGGTTTGGGCCAGTTTACAAG GGAACACTGTCGGATGGAATCATAATTGCTGTGAAGCAGCTTTCTTCTAAATCAAAACAAGGCAATCGTGAATTTCTCAATGAGATAGGCATGATATCTGCTCTCCAACACCCAAATCTCGTTAAGCTTTACGGCTGCTGCATTGAAGGAAAACAGTTGTTGCTAGTTTACGAATATCTGGAGAACAATAGTCTTGCCCGTGcaatttttg GACGAGATGAGCAGCTGATTCAGTTGGACTGGGccacaagaaagaaaatatgtttGGGAATAGCAAGGGGATTGGCTTACCTCCATGAGGAATCTAGATTGAAAATTGTTCATAGGGACATAAAAGCAACAAATGTGCTGCTTGATAAGGAACTAAATGCCAAGATCTCAGATTTTGGTTTGGCCAAacttgatgaagaagagaatACGCATATCAGCACAAGGATAGCTGGAACAAT AGGTTATATGGCTCCTGAATATGCGATGTGGGGCTACTTGACAAACAAAGCCGATGTCTACAGCTTTGGAGTCGTCGCTTTGGAAATTGTCAGTGGAAAGAGCAATGCAAATTACAGGCCAAAGGAAGAATTTGTTTATCTCCTCGACTGG GCCTATGTGTTACAAGAGCGAGGGAACGTTCTTGAACTCGTGGATCCACGTCTTGGCTCGAATTACTCCGAGGAAGAGGCAATGAGAATGCTAAACCTGGCACTACTATGCACCAATCCTTCACCAACTCTCAGGCCGCCGATGTCATCTGTGGTGAGCATGCTCGAAGGGAAAGGCGCGATTCAAGCACCAATAATCAAGCGCGCCGCAACACATTTAGATCCTAGGTTCAGAGCCTTCGATAGGCTAGCTAATAATAGCCAAACAAATGTCTCAACATTCTCTCAGGACACTCGCCAGGTGCCGGGAAGCATGTCTATAGAAGGTCCATTGATGGAAACTTCAGCTTCTTTCACAAGTAGGGGTGAGACCCGCAGCCATTCTTCAGAGAGCAAGCTTCTCCCAGATGTTTAG